One segment of Neodiprion fabricii isolate iyNeoFabr1 chromosome 1, iyNeoFabr1.1, whole genome shotgun sequence DNA contains the following:
- the LOC124182042 gene encoding uncharacterized protein LOC124182042, with protein MGRLIIVSFVLCTLSSTRLIHAQYQQPYQTTTPVPILKQIDRHNEDGSYSYGYEAADGSFKIESKYPTGEVYGKYGFVDDTGKVREVEYGASRRGFEPAGTDINVPPSTIQGNTVAGPNDPEDDGQYREDPSVYYTDPKYTNGEYYRPIPKRTNYAKQPNYEAPEVYNPAPQRYDTQSSVYNIQTRNHPAEQQQYQSQYQQQDHSADYRYQGQGSFQYLSDRFYNQKRRSPQTVGANDNYFSKYVQME; from the exons ATGGGTCGCCTCATTATA GTATCGTTTGTGCTCTGCACTCTGAGCTCAACCAGGCTGATACACGCGCAGTACCAGCAGCCTTACCAAACCACGACTCCCGTACCCATACTCAAGCAGATTGACAG GCACAACGAGGACGGTAGCTACAGTTACGGGTACGAAGCAGCCGATGGTTCTTTCAAGATAGAATCGAAATATCCCACGGGGGAAGTGTACGGGAAATACGGGTTCGTCGATGATACGGGAAAGGTTCGAGAGGTCGAATACGGCGCCTCTAGACGCGGTTTTGAGCCTGCTGGAACCGACATCAACGTTCCTCCCTCCACCATCCAGGGTAACACTGTCGCCGGTCCCAACGACCCCGAAGACGACGGACAGTACAGGGAGGATCCTTCCGTCTATTATACTGACCCCAAGTACACCAATGGAGAGTACTACAGGCCGATACCGAAGAGGACGAACTACGCGAAACAACCGAATTATGAAGCTCCAGAGGTCTACAATCCAGCGCCGCAAAG ATACGACACACAGTCTTCTGTCTACAACATCCAGACGAGAAATCATCCCGCTGAACAACAACAATACCAGTCTCAGTATCAGCAACAGGATCATTCGGCGGACTATCGGTACCAGGGACAGGGATCATTTCAGTACCTCAGTGATCGATTCTACAATCAAAAACGTCGCAGCCCACAAACTGTTGGTGCAAATGACAATTATTTTAGCAAATATGTACAAAtggaatga
- the LOC124182050 gene encoding uncharacterized protein LOC124182050 isoform X2 codes for MVVWVTRGARSVHKTVVSLVAVDEDMKAFKFSGKSECLGGQHPWLSGLEVFLSMAMIACTTILTFSTRHTTPPAVTKFTQYENDLNRYIIIAFHFSAFVQIIVKSWLIVSSCDDLSAEANKFGIMLHRIDISDAGFNRQLRELSVKQCQNKFTMSAGGLFSINIPFITYIFCPVTAYTVFVYQLNN; via the exons ATGGTCGTTTGGGTAACGCGAGGAGCGCGTAGTGTACACAAAACGGTGGTAAGCCTCGTTGCCGTTGACGAGGACATGAaagctttcaaattttccggGAAAAGCGAATGCCTTGGCGGACAACACCCTTGGCTATCGGGACTGGAAGTTTTCCTCTCCATGGCAATGATCGCTTGTACCACCATTCTCACCTTTTCAACTCGGCACACTACTCCGCCAG CTGTGACAAAATTTACCCAATACGAAAATGATCTGAACCGCTACATAATTATTGCCTTCCACTTCTCAGCGTTCGTGCAAATTATCGTTAAATCTTGGTTGATCGTGTCAAGCTGTGACGATCTATCAGCTGAG GCTAACAAGTTTGGCATTATGCTGCATCGGATCGATATTTCTGACGCAGGTTTCAATCGACAG CTGCGAGAGCTTTCAGTCAAACAGTGCCAAAATAAATTCACCATGTCAGCGGGCGGATTATTTTCTATCAATATTCCGTTCATAACATAT ATATTCTGCCCTGTAACGGCGTATACAGTTTTTGTCTACCAGTTGAACAATTAA
- the LOC124182050 gene encoding uncharacterized protein LOC124182050 isoform X1 encodes MKIIVSRIQLVIADIILSDFIRQIRIRFQRINNALYEMGNIFDASVLMRSRFSLIGGQDRELMGLMNRPRLMKSQVDKILADVNFLWQMHKSFCDIATDLNCAFWPHLVCTLLVTVPLCMQNAFVLAVTKFTQYENDLNRYIIIAFHFSAFVQIIVKSWLIVSSCDDLSAEANKFGIMLHRIDISDAGFNRQLRELSVKQCQNKFTMSAGGLFSINIPFITYIFCPVTAYTVFVYQLNN; translated from the exons ATGAAGATCATCGTGTCTCGCATTCAGCTTGTGATCGCCGACATCATTTTGTCAGATTTTATTCGCCAGATCCGAATCAGATTCCAGAGAATCAACAACGCCTTGTACGAAATGGGAAATATCTTTGATGCGAGTGTGCTGATGCGTTCACGATTTTCTCTAATAGGGGGACAGGATCGTGAACTTATGGGGCTTATGAACCGACCACGACTAATG AAATCACAAGTGGATAAAATTTTGGCGGATGTAAATTTCTTGTGGCAAATGCACAAATCTTTTTGCGATATTGCGACTGATCTTAACTGCGCGTTTTGGCCTCACTTGGTCTGTACGCTTTTAGTCACGGTGCCGTTGTGTATGCAAAATGCGTTTGTTCTAGCTGTGACAAAATTTACCCAATACGAAAATGATCTGAACCGCTACATAATTATTGCCTTCCACTTCTCAGCGTTCGTGCAAATTATCGTTAAATCTTGGTTGATCGTGTCAAGCTGTGACGATCTATCAGCTGAG GCTAACAAGTTTGGCATTATGCTGCATCGGATCGATATTTCTGACGCAGGTTTCAATCGACAG CTGCGAGAGCTTTCAGTCAAACAGTGCCAAAATAAATTCACCATGTCAGCGGGCGGATTATTTTCTATCAATATTCCGTTCATAACATAT ATATTCTGCCCTGTAACGGCGTATACAGTTTTTGTCTACCAGTTGAACAATTAA
- the LOC124180887 gene encoding uncharacterized protein LOC124180887 — MERVDRASRIHRRLLKAVEEVRDAFSLQLCTDFPLLIFLLVVVTFSLISFTYATEKEVWQACECAVVILFLGGKLLLVVISCSKTSDEANEFGISLYQVPIQDSAAHNQLREYSIRIMKQKLVFTAGGVFTVDRKLAISVFSNLIKYLIIFYQLRRIY, encoded by the exons ATGGAAAGGGTTGACCGAGCTTCAAGAATACATCGACGTTTATTAAAAGCGGTCGAAGAAGTCAGAGATGCATTTTCTCTACAGCTGTGTACAGACTTTCCactattaatttttcttctcgtagTCGTGACGTTTTCCCTGATCTCATTTACCTATGCCACGGAAAAAGAAGTTTGGCAGGCTTGCGAATGCGCTGTAGTGATTCTTTTTCTCGGTGGGAAATTGCTGCTCGTTGTTATTTCCTGTTCGAAGACCAGCGACGAA GCCAACGAATTTGGCATCTCACTGTACCAAGTGCCGATTCAGGATTCTGCTGCACACAATCAG CTGAGAGAATACTCAATACGTATTATGAAACAGAAGCTAGTATTCACTGCGGGTGGAGTTTTTACCGTTGATCGAAAATTGGCAATATCA gTTTTCTCCAACCTCATTAAGTACCTGATAATCTTCTATCAACTGCGAAGAATTTACTAG
- the LOC124188093 gene encoding putative gustatory receptor 28b isoform X1, whose amino-acid sequence MYSVLIAAIFAATFIMSLDVRWNAAMSYNHTYATFYGVSQIVTFVGGIGTIIFWVASGAKALDDSIAELGTVDVELRDIGIEVKHRDVYRRQIRLLGSFSTIWLVIIGLHEYIFTAIGINDKSLILKTCCLSYSSHVPHLITLFSELVFSTIMFTFYERFQLINRALTEIAKDREQSNDGIIAVPSIQPLGNRRDLSFSNKVNRNLQESLERIDRLYKVHRQLYLITEKLSVNFSWQLYFTVSTTFCLLVYRLLALYTLVFVPLSVLGSRIGLSLLWVFYLMLKFWVITLSCCNTITEANTLGIILYRITIDSESFHRMLHRYSAHLLQNELRITVGGFFTIDKSLVGTLFSCVTTYMIFAVNVWKDTEANSAESTTVSS is encoded by the exons ATGTACTCGGTTTTAATCGCGGCAATTTTTGCGGCAACTTTCATCATGTCGTTAGACGTTCGATGGAACGCCGCCATGTCCTACAATCATACGTACGCCACGTTCTACGGCGTTTCACAAATCGTCACATTCGTGGGCGGCATTGGTACGATCATATTTTGGGTTGCCAGTGGCGCAAAAGCTTTGGATGATTCGATCGCGGAGCTGGGAACGGTGGATGTCGAATTGAGGGATATCGGCATCGAAGTCAAACACCGAGACGTATACCGCAGGCAGATCAGATTGCTCGGTTCGTTCTCAACGATATGGCTGGTCATCATCGGTCTGCACGAATACATATTTACTGCTATCGGGATCAACGATAAAAGCTTGATATTAAAAACTTGTTGCCTTTCGTACAGCTCCCACGTTCCTCACTTAATCACATTATTCAGTGAACTGGTATTCTCCACAATAATGTTTACCTTCTATGAAAGATTCCAATTGATCAATCGTGCTTTGACCGAAATCGCGAAAGATCGGGAGCAATCAAACGATGGAATAATTGCTGTTCCCAGTATTCAACCTCTGGGAAATCGACGTGATCTTTCGTTCAGCAATAAG GTGAATCGGAATTTGCAGGAATCGTTAGAGAGAATCGATCGGCTTTACAAGGTTCATCGGCAGCTTTACCTAATAACGGAAAAGCtcagtgtgaatttttcatggCAGCTCTACTTTACGGTTTCGACAACCTTTTGCCTCCTCGTTTACAGACTCCTCGCATTGTACACACTGGTTTTCGTCCCGTTATCGGTGCTCGGAAGTAGGATCGGTCTATCGCTCCTCTGGGTCTTCTATCTCATGCTCAAATTCTGGGTGATCACGTTGAGCTGCTGCAACACCATCACCGAG GCAAATACATTGGGAATCATTCTCTACAGAATTACGATCGATAGTGAGTCGTTTCACAGGATG CTGCACAGATACTCGGCCCACCTCCTTCAGAACGAGCTTCGTATCACGGTTGGTGGTTTCTTCACGATTGACaaatctctggtcggaacg CTCTTCTCCTGCGTGACAACCTACATGATATTTGCCGTCAACGTCTGGAAGGACACAGAAGCTAATTCCGCTGAATCGACGACCGTCTCATCTTGA
- the LOC124188093 gene encoding uncharacterized protein LOC124188093 isoform X2 has protein sequence MYSVLIAAIFAATFIMSLDVRWNAAMSYNHTYATFYGVSQIVTFVGGIGTIIFWVASGAKALDDSIAELGTVDVELRDIGIEVKHRDVYRRQIRLLGSFSTIWLVIIGLHEYIFTAIGINDKSLILKTCCLSYSSHVPHLITLFSELVFSTIMFTFYERFQLINRALTEIAKDREQSNDGIIAVPSIQPLGNRRDLSFSNKVNRNLQESLERIDRLYKVHRQLYLITEKLSVNFSWQLYFTVSTTFCLLVYRLLALYTLVFVPLSVLGSRIGLSLLWVFYLMLKFWVITLSCCNTITEANTLGIILYRITIDSESFHRMPIIYSCTDTRPTSFRTSFVSRLVVSSRLTNLWSERSSPA, from the exons ATGTACTCGGTTTTAATCGCGGCAATTTTTGCGGCAACTTTCATCATGTCGTTAGACGTTCGATGGAACGCCGCCATGTCCTACAATCATACGTACGCCACGTTCTACGGCGTTTCACAAATCGTCACATTCGTGGGCGGCATTGGTACGATCATATTTTGGGTTGCCAGTGGCGCAAAAGCTTTGGATGATTCGATCGCGGAGCTGGGAACGGTGGATGTCGAATTGAGGGATATCGGCATCGAAGTCAAACACCGAGACGTATACCGCAGGCAGATCAGATTGCTCGGTTCGTTCTCAACGATATGGCTGGTCATCATCGGTCTGCACGAATACATATTTACTGCTATCGGGATCAACGATAAAAGCTTGATATTAAAAACTTGTTGCCTTTCGTACAGCTCCCACGTTCCTCACTTAATCACATTATTCAGTGAACTGGTATTCTCCACAATAATGTTTACCTTCTATGAAAGATTCCAATTGATCAATCGTGCTTTGACCGAAATCGCGAAAGATCGGGAGCAATCAAACGATGGAATAATTGCTGTTCCCAGTATTCAACCTCTGGGAAATCGACGTGATCTTTCGTTCAGCAATAAG GTGAATCGGAATTTGCAGGAATCGTTAGAGAGAATCGATCGGCTTTACAAGGTTCATCGGCAGCTTTACCTAATAACGGAAAAGCtcagtgtgaatttttcatggCAGCTCTACTTTACGGTTTCGACAACCTTTTGCCTCCTCGTTTACAGACTCCTCGCATTGTACACACTGGTTTTCGTCCCGTTATCGGTGCTCGGAAGTAGGATCGGTCTATCGCTCCTCTGGGTCTTCTATCTCATGCTCAAATTCTGGGTGATCACGTTGAGCTGCTGCAACACCATCACCGAG GCAAATACATTGGGAATCATTCTCTACAGAATTACGATCGATAGTGAGTCGTTTCACAGGATG CCGATCATTTACAGCTGCACAGATACTCGGCCCACCTCCTTCAGAACGAGCTTCGTATCACGGTTGGTGGTTTCTTCACGATTGACaaatctctggtcggaacg CTCTTCTCCTGCGTGA
- the LOC124181185 gene encoding uncharacterized protein LOC124181185, which produces MAGRRVSFGQHPSGAIATALVLLVFLQATLVWKESTSAPGRRDDVLAGTEFLSVFINGAMAQPPIRRRGSRRGGTTTDNVAAESQRQEASIYRISRTSRTSSAAPPRREDENDSRVSPISQKSVESSASLTSLLDNLSTASEIGSMLTPRSEPVSQKVIGVSVTSTVEATPYKVRVEHHVDDEMTTASRTAPTTTPITFVTPLPALTAADELSNIVSESNRSEFSVDEGAPRTNWRLRPRTTTPRTRGSRPSHRHHRKEASESVEATGPDGKAPHPQGRKAGRHYQTLLFTQHPSRLYAEAEPARVYSEPARVYSEPAKVYSEPAKVYGEPERVYSEPSKVYSEPAKVYSEPAKVYSEPARVYGEPAKVYGSDGRPVKPSDEPEEQNYEVDEAVSVGSNGNVHGLQAVTEPSGPQEPDDGHKVGYVVEGRNYRRYRVEERTPDGFIVGEYGVVSHDDGSLRGVRYTADSSINPQLIHETLMKFLAL; this is translated from the exons ATGGCAGGAAGAAGAGTGTCCTTCGGTCAACATCCTTCGGGGGCTATCGCTACGGCTCTTGTCCTTCTG GTTTTCCTCCAAGCGACGTTGGTTTGGAAAGAGAGTACATCAGCTCCGGGCAGACGAGACGACGTTCTGGCAGGAACGGAGTTCCTCTCAGTCTTCATAAACGGAGCGATGGCGCAGCCGCCGATAAGACGTCGAGGTTCTCGTCGAGGCGGTACAACGACGGACAACGTGGCGGCGGAATCGCAGCGTCAGGAGGCGTCGATATACAGGATATCTCGAACGTCGCGAACTTCGAGCGCAGCGCCGCCACGGCGGGAGGATGAAAACGACTCCCGGGTTTCCCCGATAAGCCAAAAGTCCGTCGAGAGTTCGGCGAGCCTCACGTCGCTGCTGGACAACCTCTCGACGGCGAGCGAGATCGGCTCGATGCTGACACCCAGGTCCGAGCCGGTCAGCCAAAAGGTGATCGGGGTCAGTGTGACCTCGACGGTCGAAGCGACCCCGTACAAGGTCAGAGTGGAGCACCACGTCGACGACGAGATGACGACCGCGAGTCGAACGGCCCCGACGACGACCCCGATCACCTTCGTaacccccctccccgccctgACGGCCGCCGACGAGCTGAGCAACATCGTCTCCGAGTCCAACCGCAGCGAGTTCTCCGTCGACGAGGGCGCCCCGCGAACCAACTGGCGCCTACGACCCAGAACCACGACTCCCAGGACTCGCGGATCGCGGCCCTCCCACCGCCACCACCGCAAGGAGGCGAGCGAGTCCGTCGAGGCGACGGGGCCCGACGGTAAGGCCCCTCACCCCCAGGGCCGCAAGGCCGGCCGGCACTACCAGACGCTCCTCTTCACCCAGCACCCTTCGCGGCTCTACGCGGAGGCTGAACCGGCGCGGGTCTATTCGGAGCCTGCGCGGGTCTACTCGGAGCCGGCAAAGGTCTACAGCGAGCCGGCGAAGGTCTACGGAGAACCGGAGCGGGTCTACTCCGAGCCTTCGAAGGTCTATTCGGAGCCCGCGAAGGTATACTCCGAGCCTGCGAAGGTCTACTCCGAGCCGGCGAGGGTCTACGGGGAACCGGCGAAGGTCTACGGGTCTGACGGACGCCCCGTTAAGCCTTCCGACGAGCCGGAGGAGCAGAATTACGAGGTTGACGAGGCCGTCAGCGTCGGGAGTAACGGCAATGTCCACGGACTGCAGGCCGTCACTGAACCCTCGGGACCCCAGGAACCCGACGATGGTCACAAGGTCGGCTACGTCGTCGAGGGGAGGAATTACCGCAGGTACAGGGTCGAGGAACGCACACCCGACGGATTCATCGTAGGCGAATACGGCGTCGTCAGTCACGACGACGGATCGCTGAGAGGCGTTCGATACACCGCCGACAGCAGTATCAATCCTCAGCTCATTCATGAAACTCTTATGAAGTTTCTCGCTCTCTAG